The Trichosurus vulpecula isolate mTriVul1 chromosome 3, mTriVul1.pri, whole genome shotgun sequence genome includes a window with the following:
- the FAAP24 gene encoding Fanconi anemia core complex-associated protein 24, with product MEKEATFSSTGLIHVPFGHVVGCEKWRGSQLAQGMQGKIKLVFEEDLTLADFHLSNRFCILYITEADLVAGNGYKKRIVRLRNASNLQGIVIVEKTQMSEQYFTAVQKFVVLELGMALLPVSSQMEASQLIIQLVHEQTKERNRNPFLRKKSCQLSESSVLQTVQQIPGVGKVTALLLLQEFSSIQKLCNASIQELEQVVGHTLAEKMHTFFTQTR from the exons ATGGAGAAAGAAGCCACATTCTCTAGTACAGGCCTTATACATGTTCCTTTCGGACATGTTGTTGGATGTGAGAAATGGCGAGGGTCTCAGTTAGCCCAAGGAATGCAAG GGAAGATTAAGCTCGTCTTTGAGGAAGATCTGACACTAGCGGATTTTCACCTTTCTAATAGATTCTGTATTCTTTATATTACTGAAGCAGATCTGGTGGCAGGAAATGGctataaaaaaagaattgttcGACTTAGAAAT GCCAGTAATCTTCAAGGGATTGTAATAGTTGAAAAAACACAGATGAGTGAACAGTACTTTACAGCAGTGCAGAAATTTGTTGTACTGGAACTTGGAATGGCATTGCTTCCGGTATCCAGCCAAATGGAAGCATCCCAGCTTATTATCCAACTG GTTCATGAACAAACCAAAGAGCGCAATAGGAATCCTTTTCTTAGGAAGAAAAGCTGCCAGCTTTCTGAATCATCAGTACTTCAAACAGTACAGCAGATACCAGGAGTTGGAAAAGTGACAGCCCTGCTTCTGCTGCAGGAGTTTTCAAGTATCCAAAAACTGTGCAATGCATCTATCCAAGAACTTGAACAAGTAGTTGGACATACGCTAGCAGAAAAAATGCATACATTCTTTACCCAGACAAGGTGA